The following are from one region of the Pocillopora verrucosa isolate sample1 chromosome 3, ASM3666991v2, whole genome shotgun sequence genome:
- the LOC131792754 gene encoding contactin-associated protein-like 2, with protein MLLLPLLLFFPSLLGLMFAVQNSALYRYPTGRVSFGKFKCDPYYYLWEEKLKSSIMKDQLECSFLCIGEPKCSSFNIAAFPDTEGLYLCELLANDKFRGTGNSFKNASFHHFSPWSPCESAPCKNGGVCVPEYERNSYRCDCKPGFCGTHCKRGGDKSCSQIKLCSLPSGSYEIDPDGEGGVKPFKVYCDMTDKDGVGVTVVNHDSESRTLVNGFETSGSYSRNITYMETDLVQLASLTASSVHCEQFIKYECYSTALFRNSKADGWWVALNGEKMFYWGGVDSDPYKCACSLNNTCADPDYDCNCDKNDNTWREDSGFLTDKSKLPVTQLRFGDTGITDDGIDEKAYHTLGKLKCYGLK; from the exons ATGCTGCTTCTGCCCCTCTTactattttttccttctttgttaggATTGATGTTTGCAGTGCAAAACAGCGCTCTCTATCGATATCCAACAGGCCGTGTTTCATTTGGTAAATTCAAGTGTGATCCCTACTATTACTTATGGGAAGAGAAACTTAAATCGTCCATAATGAAAGATCAACTTGAATGTAGTTTCCTTTGTATTGGTGAACCAAAGTGTTCTTCGTTCAACATTGCAGCGTTTCCGGACACCGAAGGCCTTTATCTGTGTGAGTTGTTGGCTAATGACAAGTTTAGAGGAACAGGAAATTCCTTCAAAAATGCCTCATTCCATCATTTCAGTCCTTGG tctCCATGTGAAAGCGCTCCTTGTAAGAACGGTGGTGTCTGTGTTCCTGAATATGAAAGGAATTCCTATCGCTGTGACTGTAAGCCTGGATTCTGTGGAACTCACTGCAAACGAGGAG gTGATAAAAGCTGCAGTCAGATCAAATTGTGTTCTCTTCCAAGTGGCTCCTACGAAATCGACCCGGATGGAGAGGGTGGGGTAAAACCATTCAAAGTCTACTGTGACATGACCGACAAGGACGGTGTTGGAGTGACAGTTGTCAACCACGACAGTGAAAGCAGAACCCTGGTAAATGGGTTTGAGACCTCTGGCAGTTATTCGCGCAATATCACTTACATGGAGACAGATCTGGTTCAGCTGGCAAGTCTAACAGCTTCATCCGTTCACTGTGAGCAGTTTATAAAGTACGAGTGCTATAGCACGGCACTCTTCCGCAATAGTAAAGCAGACGGCTGGTGGGTGGCACTCAACGGCGAGAAAATGTTTTACTGGGGAGGAGTCGATTCTGATCCATACAAATGTGCGTGCAGCTTGAACAACACATGCGCAGACCCTGATTACGACTGTAACTGCGATAAGAATGACAACACATGGCGAGAGGACAGCGGTTTTCTCACTGACAAGTCTAAGCTTCCAGTGACACAATTGAGATTTGGAGATACCGGCATTACTGATGATGGTATAGATGAAAAAGCATATCACACACTTGGAAAACTGAAATGTTATGGACTTAAGTGA
- the LOC131792760 gene encoding UPF0739 protein C1orf74 homolog: MAESFPCERNLLFQRCVGKMSKKCYRSFLLDLANVYLGLKPSLLFDYAVIDATNASILIDALVLDSVVPYALDVLQIGDDTFFADLRYLVSHLKTSVEREELILIDVSGTLSEPRMLESDASKSVYKQFSEIVNILDQKLGNQRSNETRRDNAIKKSEVIDLNSCNINDSMWCIPCVFGFLLGYPVIYWCNDQDTCVNCNCLGMLPLNRYTVTVKESFLIHSWLMKHNNGLIQALGRGTKSCSEHALFSFSAPVALESCYESEVEGWKKRIREPGTSEHLKVQKTVVSLPHLAL, from the coding sequence ATGGCGGAGTCATTTCCTTGTGAACGGAATCTGTTATTCCAGCGGTGTGTTGGTAAAATGAGTAAAAAGTGTTACCGATCGTTTCTTTTAGACCTTGCAAACGTCTACCTTGGTCTGAAACCCTCGCTTCTCTTCGATTACGCGGTTATTGATGCAACGAACGCAAGCATTTTGATCGATGCCCTGGTTTTAGACAGTGTTGTTCCTTATGCGTTGGACGTTCTTCAAATTGGCGACGACACATTCTTCGCTGACTTGAGATATTTGGTGAGTCATTTAAAGACATCTGTGGAGCGAGAAGAGCTTATTTTAATCGACGTTTCAGGAACATTGTCAGAGCCTCGTATGTTGGAATCAGATGCTTCGAAAAGCGTTTACAAACAGTTCTCTGAGATTGTGAACATTTTAGATCAGAAATTGGGAAATCAGCGTTCGAACGAAACGCGAAGAGACAATGCCATTAAAAAATCAGAGGTTATAGATTTAAATAGTTGTAATATTAACGATAGCATGTGGTGTATTCCTTGTGTTTTCGGCTTTCTTCTTGGTTATCCAGTAATTTACTGGTGCAACGATCAGGATACGTGTGTTAATTGCAATTGCCTCGGCATGCTACCACTCAATCGTTACACTGTGACTGTAAAAGAATCATTTTTGATCCATTCTTGGTTGATGAAACATAATAATGGACTTATTCAAGCTTTAGGCAGAGGTACAAAAAGCTGCAGTGAACACGCTCTGTTTTCATTCTCTGCCCCAGTAGCCCTCGAATCTTGTTATGAATCAGAAGTTGAAGGGTGGAAGAAGAGAATAAGGGAACCTGGAACTAGTGAGCACCTAAAGGTTCAGAAAACAGTAGTTTCATTACCTCATCTGGCTTTGTAA